Proteins encoded in a region of the Methanofollis tationis genome:
- a CDS encoding endonuclease dU, with protein MHVAKKGLRVLGIAESFRGRDRSVLAGVVMRRDRVIDGVEIGEVTVGGMDATAAVIALFFAFEREDVNLIMLSGCIIAWYNIIDPAAVHAATGVPVVVVTYEDSEGLEEEIAAHFPGDEERVAAYRRLGGRLPLHLSNGYTAYIRPAGIDDDTAGRVVDAFTLEGRVPEPLRVARLAARAVMRYTCRPR; from the coding sequence ATGCATGTCGCAAAGAAAGGGCTGCGCGTGCTCGGGATCGCGGAGAGTTTCAGGGGACGGGACCGATCGGTGCTGGCCGGCGTGGTGATGCGCAGGGATCGTGTGATCGATGGCGTCGAGATCGGGGAGGTGACGGTCGGCGGCATGGATGCAACGGCAGCGGTGATCGCCCTTTTTTTCGCCTTCGAGCGGGAGGACGTCAACCTGATCATGCTCTCGGGCTGCATCATCGCCTGGTACAATATCATCGACCCGGCAGCGGTGCATGCGGCCACCGGGGTGCCGGTCGTGGTGGTGACCTACGAGGATTCGGAGGGGCTGGAGGAGGAGATCGCCGCCCATTTTCCAGGCGATGAAGAGAGAGTGGCGGCATACCGCCGCCTCGGGGGGAGGCTGCCTCTTCACCTTTCAAACGGGTATACCGCGTATATCAGACCGGCCGGGATCGACGACGATACGGCAGGAAGAGTTGTCGATGCGTTCACCCTGGAGGGAAGAGTGCCCGAGCCCCTGCGGGTGGCGCGCCTGGCCGCCCGTGCCGTCATGCGGTATACGTGTCGGCCGAGATGA
- a CDS encoding aldolase, whose amino-acid sequence MQDKDFVRIGVRLFTEGLVGGNFGNMSRREEDGFVITGTGTYLDDPGDLVLAPLEGPAPAGASSEYRVHQAIYRCSQHRAIVHAHPPYAVAASLALDRVVPRDSEGQMLCPVIPVVGGAPGTQELADNVAAALGRDGRLVIARGHGTFATGKSVEEAYLYTSLAEHACRVIAYSGFFGGCIR is encoded by the coding sequence ATGCAGGATAAAGATTTTGTAAGAATTGGCGTGAGGCTCTTTACCGAAGGGCTTGTCGGTGGAAATTTCGGGAATATGAGCAGGAGAGAAGAGGACGGGTTTGTGATCACCGGGACCGGGACCTACCTCGACGATCCGGGCGACCTGGTTCTTGCACCCCTTGAGGGGCCGGCACCGGCCGGAGCATCGAGCGAGTACCGCGTGCACCAGGCGATCTACCGTTGTTCACAGCACCGGGCGATCGTGCATGCCCACCCACCCTATGCGGTGGCGGCTTCCCTTGCCCTTGACCGGGTGGTCCCGCGTGACTCCGAGGGGCAGATGCTCTGTCCGGTGATCCCGGTGGTCGGCGGTGCGCCCGGCACGCAGGAGCTGGCCGACAACGTGGCGGCGGCGCTCGGCAGGGACGGCCGTCTCGTGATCGCGCGCGGTCACGGCACGTTTGCTACAGGAAAGAGTGTGGAAGAGGCGTATCTCTATACCTCCCTTGCCGAGCACGCCTGCCGCGTGATCGCCTATTCAGGTTTTTTCGGCGGCTGCATCCGCTGA
- the aglJ gene encoding S-layer glycoprotein N-glycosyltransferase AglJ produces MEIEKDQVCILIPTLNEAPTIRDLVRAFRDRGYRRILVMDGNSTDGTAARAEEAGAEVRLQSGKGKGNAVIEAAGIIDLPYVLMLDGDGTYLPEDAEKMLLPLFSGYDHVIGNRLAFPDSRAFTRLNLTGNHLINHFFRLAHGRDLSDILSGYRAFTLGSLRQMNLREAGFEIETEMAVQAVNLNQQIAVVPVRYQERPGTPTKLHPLQDGMRILSAIYRFAKTNNPLFYFGLIGACLTLAGGVLAIYVLVEWLNHIEHIPLTILTVLLIMVGIEIFMFGVIGDMLLAFHREVVREIQRMQPPKKPE; encoded by the coding sequence ATGGAGATCGAAAAAGATCAGGTGTGCATCCTCATCCCCACCCTCAACGAGGCGCCGACGATCAGGGACCTTGTCCGGGCCTTTCGCGACCGGGGCTACCGCCGCATCCTGGTGATGGACGGCAACAGCACCGACGGCACGGCCGCGCGTGCCGAAGAAGCCGGGGCAGAAGTCCGGCTCCAGAGCGGGAAGGGAAAGGGCAACGCCGTCATTGAAGCCGCCGGGATCATCGATCTCCCCTATGTGCTCATGCTCGACGGCGACGGCACCTATCTTCCCGAAGATGCCGAAAAGATGCTCCTCCCTCTCTTCTCAGGTTACGACCATGTCATCGGCAACCGCCTGGCCTTCCCGGATTCGCGCGCCTTCACTCGCCTGAACCTGACCGGAAACCACCTCATCAACCACTTCTTCAGACTCGCCCACGGGCGCGATCTCAGCGACATCCTCTCAGGCTACCGGGCCTTCACCCTCGGGTCACTCAGGCAGATGAACCTGCGGGAAGCCGGATTCGAGATCGAGACCGAAATGGCGGTACAGGCCGTGAACCTCAACCAGCAGATCGCCGTCGTCCCGGTGAGATACCAGGAGCGGCCGGGCACGCCGACCAAACTCCATCCCCTCCAGGACGGCATGCGGATCCTCTCGGCGATCTACCGGTTCGCAAAGACGAACAACCCGCTCTTTTATTTCGGCCTGATCGGCGCCTGCCTCACCCTTGCCGGCGGGGTGCTGGCGATCTACGTGCTCGTCGAGTGGCTCAACCACATCGAGCACATCCCCCTCACCATCCTCACCGTCCTCTTAATCATGGTCGGGATCGAGATCTTCATGTTCGGGGTGATCGGCGACATGCTCCTCGCCTTTCACCGCGAGGTGGTCAGGGAGATTCAGCGGATGCAGCCGCCGAAAAAACCTGAATAG